The Accipiter gentilis chromosome 9, bAccGen1.1, whole genome shotgun sequence genome includes a region encoding these proteins:
- the NT5C2 gene encoding cytosolic purine 5'-nucleotidase isoform X2: MRVFVNRSLAMEKIKCFGFDMDYTLAVYKSPEYESLGFDLTVERLVSIGYPHELLNFVYDPAFPTRGLVFDTHYGNLLKVDAYGNLLVCAHGFNFLRGPETRDQYPNKFIQRDDTDRFYILNTLFNLPETYLLACLVDFFTNCDRYTSCETGFKDGDLFMSFRSMFQDVRDAVDWVHYKGSLKEKTLENLEKYVVKDGKLPLLLSRMNEVGKVFLVTNSDYKYTDKIMTYLFDFPHGPKPGSAHRPWQSYFDLILVDARKPLFFGEGTVLRQVDTVTGKLKIGTYTGPLQHGIVYSGGSSDTVCDLLGAKGKDILYIGDHIFGDILKSKKRQGWRTFLVIPELAQELHVWTDKSALFEELQSLDIFLAELYKHLDSSSNERPDISSIQRRIKKVTHDMDMCYGMMGSLFRSGSRQTLFASQVMRYADLYAASFINLLYYPFSYLFRAAHVLMPHESTVEHTHVDINEKESPMATRNRTSVDFKDSDYKRHQLTRSISEIKPPNLFPQAPQEITHCHDEDDDEEEEEEEEEEEEEEEEE, translated from the exons ATGAG GGTCTTTGTAAACAGAAGTTTAGCCATGGAAAAGataaagtgttttggttttgatatgGATTATACACTTGCGG TGTATAAATCCCCTGAATACGAATCTCTTGGATTTGACCTGACCGTAGAAAGATTAGTTTCCATTGGATACCCTCATGAGCTGCTCAATTTTGTGTATGATCCTGCATTCCCTACCAG AGGCCTGGTGTTTGATACCCACTATGGAAACCTGTTGAAAGTTGATGCCTATGGGAACCTCCTAGTGTGTGCACATGGCTTTAATTTCCTCAGAGG GCCTGAAACACGGGATCAATATCCAAATAAATTTATCCAGAGGGATGACACAGATAGGTTTTACATTCTGAACACGTTATTCAATCTACCAG aGACCTACCTATTGGCTTGCCTAGTGGATTTCTTTACTAACTGTGACCGGTACACTAG CTGTGAAACAGGGTTTAAAGATGGAGACCTTTTCATGTCCTTCAGGAGTATGTTCCAGGATGTCAGAGATGCTGTTGACTGGGTTCATTACAAG GGATCACTCAAGGAAAAGACCCTTGAGAATCTGGAAAAGTATGTGGTGAAGGAT GGGAagctgccactgctgctcagCCGCATGAATGAAGTTGGGAAGGTGTTTCTCGTCACAAACAGCGACTATAAATACACAGAC AAAATCATGACTTACTTGTTTGACTTTCCACATGGACCAAAG CCTGGGAGTGCCCATCGACCATGGCAGTCCTACTTTGACCTGATCCTGGTGGATGCGCGAAAACCCCTCTTCTTTGGCGAAGGCACTGTGTTGCGGCAGGTGGACACG GTGACTGGGAAGTTGAAGATTGGTACCTACACTGGCCCGCTGCAGCATGGCATTGTGTACTCAGGAG GCTCTTCGGACACAGTCTGTGACCTGCTGGGTGCCAAAGGGAAGGATATCTTGTACATCGGAGACCATATCTTTGGAGACATACTCAAATCCAAGAAGCGCCAGGGCTGGAGGACCTTCCTGGTGATCCCAGAGCTGGCGCAGGAGCTGCACGTCTGGACAGACAAAAGCG CCCTTTTTGAAGAGCTGCAGAGTCTGGACATTTTCTTGGCTGAGCTATACAA GCATCTGGACAGTAGCAGCAATGAACGCCCTGACATCAGCTCCATCCAGAGACGCATTAAG AAAGTGACCCACGACATGGACATGTGCTACGGGATGATGGGGAGCCTCTTCCGCAGCggctctcggcagaccctgtttgcCAGCCAGGTGATGCGCTATGCTGATCTCTATGCAGCCTCCTTCATCAACCTCCTCTACTACCCCTTCAGCTACCTCTTCAGAGCCGCCCATGTCCTG ATGCCACATGAGTCCACGGTAGAGCACACACACGTCGACATCAATGAGAAGGAGTCGCCGATGGCCACACGCAATCGCACCTCAGTGGATTTTAAAGATTCTGACTACAAGCGGCATCAACTGACCCGCTCCATCAGTGAGATCAAACCGCCCAACCTCTTCCCCCAGGCACCTCAGGAAATCACACATTGCCATGACGAAGATgatgatgaggaagaggaagaagaggaggaggaagaagaggaggaagaggaagaggaataa
- the NT5C2 gene encoding cytosolic purine 5'-nucleotidase isoform X1, with protein MTTSWSDRLQNAADLPANMDGHALKKYRREAYHRVFVNRSLAMEKIKCFGFDMDYTLAVYKSPEYESLGFDLTVERLVSIGYPHELLNFVYDPAFPTRGLVFDTHYGNLLKVDAYGNLLVCAHGFNFLRGPETRDQYPNKFIQRDDTDRFYILNTLFNLPETYLLACLVDFFTNCDRYTSCETGFKDGDLFMSFRSMFQDVRDAVDWVHYKGSLKEKTLENLEKYVVKDGKLPLLLSRMNEVGKVFLVTNSDYKYTDKIMTYLFDFPHGPKPGSAHRPWQSYFDLILVDARKPLFFGEGTVLRQVDTVTGKLKIGTYTGPLQHGIVYSGGSSDTVCDLLGAKGKDILYIGDHIFGDILKSKKRQGWRTFLVIPELAQELHVWTDKSALFEELQSLDIFLAELYKHLDSSSNERPDISSIQRRIKKVTHDMDMCYGMMGSLFRSGSRQTLFASQVMRYADLYAASFINLLYYPFSYLFRAAHVLMPHESTVEHTHVDINEKESPMATRNRTSVDFKDSDYKRHQLTRSISEIKPPNLFPQAPQEITHCHDEDDDEEEEEEEEEEEEEEEEE; from the exons GGTCTTTGTAAACAGAAGTTTAGCCATGGAAAAGataaagtgttttggttttgatatgGATTATACACTTGCGG TGTATAAATCCCCTGAATACGAATCTCTTGGATTTGACCTGACCGTAGAAAGATTAGTTTCCATTGGATACCCTCATGAGCTGCTCAATTTTGTGTATGATCCTGCATTCCCTACCAG AGGCCTGGTGTTTGATACCCACTATGGAAACCTGTTGAAAGTTGATGCCTATGGGAACCTCCTAGTGTGTGCACATGGCTTTAATTTCCTCAGAGG GCCTGAAACACGGGATCAATATCCAAATAAATTTATCCAGAGGGATGACACAGATAGGTTTTACATTCTGAACACGTTATTCAATCTACCAG aGACCTACCTATTGGCTTGCCTAGTGGATTTCTTTACTAACTGTGACCGGTACACTAG CTGTGAAACAGGGTTTAAAGATGGAGACCTTTTCATGTCCTTCAGGAGTATGTTCCAGGATGTCAGAGATGCTGTTGACTGGGTTCATTACAAG GGATCACTCAAGGAAAAGACCCTTGAGAATCTGGAAAAGTATGTGGTGAAGGAT GGGAagctgccactgctgctcagCCGCATGAATGAAGTTGGGAAGGTGTTTCTCGTCACAAACAGCGACTATAAATACACAGAC AAAATCATGACTTACTTGTTTGACTTTCCACATGGACCAAAG CCTGGGAGTGCCCATCGACCATGGCAGTCCTACTTTGACCTGATCCTGGTGGATGCGCGAAAACCCCTCTTCTTTGGCGAAGGCACTGTGTTGCGGCAGGTGGACACG GTGACTGGGAAGTTGAAGATTGGTACCTACACTGGCCCGCTGCAGCATGGCATTGTGTACTCAGGAG GCTCTTCGGACACAGTCTGTGACCTGCTGGGTGCCAAAGGGAAGGATATCTTGTACATCGGAGACCATATCTTTGGAGACATACTCAAATCCAAGAAGCGCCAGGGCTGGAGGACCTTCCTGGTGATCCCAGAGCTGGCGCAGGAGCTGCACGTCTGGACAGACAAAAGCG CCCTTTTTGAAGAGCTGCAGAGTCTGGACATTTTCTTGGCTGAGCTATACAA GCATCTGGACAGTAGCAGCAATGAACGCCCTGACATCAGCTCCATCCAGAGACGCATTAAG AAAGTGACCCACGACATGGACATGTGCTACGGGATGATGGGGAGCCTCTTCCGCAGCggctctcggcagaccctgtttgcCAGCCAGGTGATGCGCTATGCTGATCTCTATGCAGCCTCCTTCATCAACCTCCTCTACTACCCCTTCAGCTACCTCTTCAGAGCCGCCCATGTCCTG ATGCCACATGAGTCCACGGTAGAGCACACACACGTCGACATCAATGAGAAGGAGTCGCCGATGGCCACACGCAATCGCACCTCAGTGGATTTTAAAGATTCTGACTACAAGCGGCATCAACTGACCCGCTCCATCAGTGAGATCAAACCGCCCAACCTCTTCCCCCAGGCACCTCAGGAAATCACACATTGCCATGACGAAGATgatgatgaggaagaggaagaagaggaggaggaagaagaggaggaagaggaagaggaataa